A genome region from Akkermansiaceae bacterium includes the following:
- a CDS encoding MarR family transcriptional regulator, producing the protein MRPLDKEKTPATICPEQMFLPAFHDMLKPQWLATLTELKEAGGLAVSELSRRLGTSYMTVKQHCEDLTKLGYLKRSRVPRTEIGRPEIFYSLSEKADALFPAIPAEFTLGMLDQIQKMFGENSPDRLLFQYFQDQGEGWKARLAKGSTLLYRAQLFAKIRSQEGCFTRCLHDAEGGRIVLREFHNPLGSILAKYPRAVAMEQRAAEHALGGKLVREVSGEAGGIPAHVDFILAAPP; encoded by the coding sequence ATGCGCCCGCTGGACAAGGAAAAAACCCCGGCTACGATATGTCCCGAGCAGATGTTCCTTCCCGCATTCCACGACATGCTGAAGCCGCAATGGCTGGCCACCCTGACCGAGCTCAAGGAGGCCGGCGGGCTGGCGGTGAGCGAGCTTTCGCGCCGCCTGGGGACCAGCTACATGACGGTGAAGCAGCATTGCGAGGATCTGACCAAACTCGGATATCTCAAACGCTCCCGGGTGCCCCGGACGGAGATCGGCAGGCCGGAGATTTTCTACAGCCTTTCTGAAAAGGCCGATGCGCTGTTTCCAGCGATCCCAGCGGAATTCACCCTCGGGATGCTGGATCAGATCCAGAAAATGTTCGGCGAGAACTCGCCGGACCGGCTGCTTTTCCAGTATTTCCAGGATCAGGGGGAGGGCTGGAAAGCGCGGTTGGCGAAGGGCAGCACGCTGTTGTACCGGGCGCAGCTTTTTGCGAAAATCCGCTCACAGGAGGGTTGTTTCACCCGCTGCCTTCATGATGCGGAGGGCGGCAGGATCGTGTTGCGGGAGTTCCACAATCCGCTCGGGAGCATCCTCGCGAAGTATCCCCGTGCCGTTGCGATGGAGCAGCGGGCTGCGGAACACGCACTCGGCGGTAAGCTGGTGCGCGAGGTCTCCGGGGAAGCGGGCGGCATCCCGGCGCATGTGGATTTCATCCTCGCTGCGCCACCCTGA
- a CDS encoding sulfatase-like hydrolase/transferase, translating to MKIPAFLLPLLASISISHAAERPNILFIFTDDHALQAISAYGGRFQKIAPTPNIDRLAAEGMIFENSFCGNSICGPSRASILTGKHSHLNGYVDNDSGRFDGSQQTFPKLLQNAGYETALIGKWHLVSDPTGFDHWEILPGQGSYVNPDFIQMDGSVKRSEGYVTDIVTDKTIAWLKNRKDKSKPFVLMSQQKAPHRSWVPAPRHYTLFDDIEMPEPETLFDDHSGRIDAVKNQQMTIANHFFWGWDMFLHGEPTDKRFMGGLANQEYARMTAAQKAGFDAAYGPENDKLLAALPTMTDEELTRWKYQRYIKNYLRTIRAVDENIGRTLEYLEESGLAENTVVIYSSDQGFYLGEHGWYDKRWMFEESFKMPFLIRWPGVAKAGVRPEAMIQNIDYAPTFLEMAGAPIPPDMQGKSIVPILKGEGKTPEGWRDAVFYQYSGENTHAVARHDGVRDSRHKLMHFPDTDEWMLFDLEKDPQEMKNVFADPAYAAVVAKMKSLYADLKEQYGANASTFPMHRMKEDWWKERWAAKNKEANTREAKAAQVVFLGDSITQAWEEKGKDAWDKHFAPMGALNWGYSGDRTEHLIWRLQNGNIQRINPKAAVILIGTNNTGHEKRPASETVGAMKSVLDDLAWKWPETKIVLMSVFPRGASKEDPLRIINDEINEQVKALADGKRVHLLDINAKYLDTEGNLSKDKFPDLLHLNPAAYDTWAGALAPMLKELGL from the coding sequence ATGAAAATTCCGGCCTTCCTCCTGCCCTTGCTCGCGTCGATCTCAATCTCCCATGCCGCCGAGCGCCCGAACATCCTCTTCATCTTCACCGACGACCACGCGCTCCAGGCCATCTCCGCCTACGGCGGGCGTTTCCAGAAAATCGCCCCTACGCCCAACATCGACCGCCTCGCCGCCGAGGGCATGATTTTCGAAAACTCCTTCTGCGGAAACTCGATCTGCGGCCCCTCCCGCGCCTCCATCCTCACCGGCAAGCACAGCCACCTCAACGGCTACGTGGACAACGATTCCGGGCGCTTCGACGGCAGCCAGCAGACCTTTCCCAAGCTCCTCCAAAACGCCGGATACGAGACCGCCCTGATCGGGAAATGGCACCTCGTTTCCGACCCCACAGGCTTCGACCACTGGGAGATCCTCCCCGGACAGGGCAGCTATGTGAACCCTGATTTCATCCAGATGGACGGCTCCGTGAAACGCAGCGAGGGATACGTCACCGACATCGTGACCGACAAGACCATAGCCTGGCTCAAGAACCGCAAGGACAAGTCCAAGCCCTTCGTCCTGATGAGCCAGCAGAAGGCGCCGCACCGCAGCTGGGTGCCCGCACCGCGCCATTACACGCTCTTCGACGACATCGAGATGCCCGAGCCGGAAACCCTCTTCGACGACCATTCCGGCCGCATCGATGCGGTGAAAAACCAGCAGATGACCATCGCCAACCATTTCTTCTGGGGCTGGGACATGTTTCTCCATGGCGAACCCACCGACAAACGCTTCATGGGCGGCCTCGCAAACCAGGAATACGCCCGCATGACAGCCGCGCAGAAAGCCGGATTCGACGCCGCCTACGGCCCGGAGAACGATAAGCTCCTCGCCGCCCTGCCGACCATGACCGACGAGGAACTCACCCGCTGGAAATACCAGCGCTACATCAAGAACTACCTCCGCACCATCCGCGCCGTGGACGAGAACATCGGCCGCACCCTCGAATACCTGGAGGAATCCGGCCTCGCGGAAAACACCGTCGTCATCTACTCCTCCGACCAGGGTTTCTACCTCGGTGAGCACGGCTGGTACGACAAGCGCTGGATGTTCGAGGAATCCTTCAAGATGCCCTTCCTAATCCGCTGGCCCGGCGTCGCCAAGGCCGGGGTGAGGCCGGAGGCGATGATCCAGAACATCGACTACGCCCCCACCTTCCTCGAAATGGCCGGCGCGCCAATCCCGCCCGACATGCAGGGCAAAAGCATCGTCCCCATCCTCAAGGGCGAAGGCAAAACCCCCGAAGGCTGGCGCGACGCCGTCTTCTACCAATACTCCGGCGAGAACACCCACGCCGTCGCCCGCCACGATGGCGTCCGCGACTCCCGCCACAAGCTCATGCACTTCCCCGACACCGACGAGTGGATGCTCTTCGACCTGGAGAAGGACCCGCAGGAAATGAAAAACGTCTTCGCCGACCCCGCCTACGCCGCCGTGGTCGCGAAAATGAAATCCCTCTACGCGGATCTCAAGGAACAATACGGAGCCAACGCCTCCACCTTCCCCATGCACCGCATGAAGGAAGACTGGTGGAAGGAGCGCTGGGCGGCGAAAAACAAGGAAGCCAACACCAGGGAAGCGAAGGCCGCGCAGGTCGTTTTCCTCGGCGACTCCATCACCCAGGCTTGGGAAGAGAAGGGCAAGGATGCCTGGGACAAACACTTCGCGCCAATGGGCGCGCTCAACTGGGGCTACTCCGGAGACCGCACCGAGCACCTCATCTGGCGCCTCCAGAACGGCAACATCCAGCGCATCAATCCCAAGGCCGCCGTCATCCTCATCGGCACCAACAACACCGGCCATGAGAAACGCCCCGCCTCCGAAACCGTCGGAGCCATGAAGTCCGTCCTCGACGATCTCGCATGGAAATGGCCCGAGACGAAAATCGTCCTCATGTCCGTCTTCCCACGCGGAGCCAGCAAGGAAGATCCGCTGCGCATCATCAACGACGAGATCAACGAACAGGTCAAAGCCCTCGCCGACGGCAAGCGCGTCCACCTGTTAGACATCAACGCAAAATACCTCGATACCGAGGGCAACCTCAGCAAAGACAAGTTCCCCGACCTCCTCCACCTAAACCCCGCCGCCTACGACACCTGGGCCGGGGCATTGGCACCGATGCTCAAGGAACTGGGGCTCTGA
- a CDS encoding 2-dehydropantoate 2-reductase yields the protein MAWDFNKVAIVGSGAIGLYYGGRLAEAGGDVSFLARSDFDEISGNGIRAESVAGGFHLPEAKVFRSAEETGAVDLVIVAWKATANGSLGAVLPPLLHAGTQVLTLQNGLGNCESVAEIVGAERVCGGLCFVCINRIAPGTVSHTSGGRLTIGEFAPGVPGRAEILAARFREAKIPAAATENLLVAQWEKLIWNVPFNGLSVAEGGKDTKELLADPRIEAEIRRLMEEVVAAARAQGISLDQALVDKNIERTRPMDAYRPSTMIDFLEGRELELGPIWEEPMRRAKAAGVEMAALEKLLLRMKRRLAERG from the coding sequence ATGGCGTGGGATTTCAACAAGGTGGCAATCGTTGGATCGGGCGCGATCGGCCTGTATTATGGCGGCAGGCTGGCGGAGGCGGGAGGGGATGTGAGCTTCCTGGCGAGATCGGATTTCGATGAAATTTCCGGGAATGGCATACGGGCGGAGAGCGTTGCCGGGGGCTTCCATCTACCGGAGGCCAAGGTCTTCCGCAGCGCGGAGGAGACCGGTGCGGTGGATCTGGTGATCGTTGCCTGGAAGGCGACTGCGAACGGTTCGCTTGGCGCGGTGCTGCCGCCTCTTCTTCATGCCGGCACGCAGGTGCTGACCTTGCAGAACGGTTTGGGGAACTGCGAAAGCGTCGCGGAAATCGTGGGGGCGGAGCGTGTCTGCGGAGGGCTGTGCTTCGTGTGCATCAATCGTATCGCCCCCGGAACGGTATCGCACACCTCGGGAGGGAGGCTGACCATCGGGGAGTTCGCACCGGGCGTCCCGGGAAGGGCGGAGATCTTGGCGGCGCGTTTCCGGGAAGCGAAGATCCCCGCAGCCGCAACGGAAAACCTGTTGGTCGCCCAGTGGGAAAAGCTGATCTGGAACGTGCCTTTCAACGGCCTTTCGGTCGCCGAAGGCGGCAAGGACACGAAGGAGCTTCTCGCAGATCCCCGCATCGAGGCCGAGATCCGCCGCCTCATGGAAGAGGTTGTCGCCGCCGCGCGAGCCCAGGGGATTTCGCTCGATCAGGCCTTGGTTGATAAGAACATCGAGCGCACCCGCCCGATGGATGCCTACCGCCCTTCTACGATGATTGATTTCCTGGAAGGCCGCGAACTTGAACTCGGGCCGATCTGGGAGGAACCGATGCGGCGCGCGAAGGCGGCCGGGGTGGAGATGGCTGCGCTGGAAAAGCTGCTCCTACGTATGAAAAGGCGTTTGGCGGAACGGGGCTGA
- the rfbB gene encoding dTDP-glucose 4,6-dehydratase — protein MTACRRVMVTGGCGFIGGHLVRALLAAGNEVLNVDKLTYAADAGLIDEFAGTGRHQFFKADIADADAMRMAMADFRPEWVFHTAAESHVDRSIEGPLEFLRTNLLGTGALLEAARRQRVKNFRFIHISTDEVYGSLGEDGAFDEESGYGPRSPYSASKAGADHLVRAWHETYGLPVIVTHCGNNYGSGQFPEKLIPLAISRGLAGEGIPVYGSGRQVRDWVHVEDHVAALIAVAERGSIGETYCIGARDEWRNIDLVQAICGALDELRPDAFPAGHASLIRHVDDRPGHDFRYAVDPGKIMRELGWGARKKLSACLPGLVRAAAGP, from the coding sequence ATGACAGCTTGCAGGCGGGTGATGGTGACCGGTGGCTGCGGCTTCATCGGCGGGCACTTGGTGCGGGCCTTGCTTGCCGCGGGGAATGAGGTCCTGAACGTGGACAAGCTCACATACGCGGCCGATGCCGGGCTCATCGACGAATTCGCGGGGACGGGGCGGCACCAATTCTTCAAGGCGGACATCGCGGATGCGGATGCGATGCGGATGGCGATGGCTGATTTCCGGCCGGAATGGGTTTTCCACACGGCGGCGGAGAGCCACGTGGACCGCTCGATCGAAGGGCCGCTGGAATTCCTGCGGACAAATCTGCTGGGGACGGGGGCTTTGCTGGAGGCGGCTCGGAGGCAGCGCGTGAAAAATTTCCGCTTCATCCATATCTCCACGGACGAGGTCTATGGCAGCCTCGGGGAGGATGGGGCTTTCGATGAGGAAAGCGGATACGGGCCGCGCTCGCCCTATTCGGCAAGCAAGGCGGGGGCGGACCACCTGGTCCGGGCATGGCACGAAACCTACGGGCTGCCGGTGATCGTGACGCATTGCGGAAACAACTACGGCAGCGGCCAGTTCCCGGAAAAGCTGATACCGCTGGCAATTTCACGGGGCCTGGCGGGCGAGGGAATCCCGGTCTATGGGAGCGGCCGGCAAGTGCGGGACTGGGTGCATGTGGAGGATCACGTCGCGGCGCTCATCGCGGTGGCGGAGCGTGGCAGCATCGGGGAAACCTACTGCATCGGCGCCCGGGACGAGTGGCGCAACATCGATCTCGTGCAGGCGATCTGCGGAGCCCTCGACGAGCTCCGGCCGGATGCTTTCCCCGCCGGGCACGCCTCGCTCATCCGCCATGTGGACGACAGGCCGGGGCATGATTTCCGCTATGCCGTGGATCCGGGGAAAATCATGCGGGAACTGGGCTGGGGAGCACGGAAAAAACTGTCCGCCTGCCTGCCGGGACTTGTCCGCGCGGCGGCCGGCCCCTGA